One genomic window of Prosthecobacter algae includes the following:
- a CDS encoding A/G-specific adenine glycosylase: MSAPLISAALVSWFRQNGRDYPWRQTRDAYAILVSEIMLQQTQISTVLDRGYYARWLALFPDFATLAAASESEILKAWEGLGYYRRARNLQKLAQVVVTEHGGVFPTDPAAIRALPGIGPYTAGAISSFAYGLAEPIVDGNVARVLSRLDNDATPIDSTTGSKRLWERATELVQATEDPRSLNSALMELGQTICKPTQPLCPQCPVKKHCRATDPTSLPVKSNKTQMTEVTERVVFIQTAEGVLLEQETGARRTGLWKLPALPENLAASPPPVLLKMNYGITRYKVTLWVHEFPATAPQVWPDNHRLIPHRDLATLAMPSPYRKALDKLLAHSAFTLMA, encoded by the coding sequence GTGTCTGCCCCCCTCATCTCCGCTGCCCTGGTCTCCTGGTTTCGCCAAAACGGGCGCGACTATCCGTGGCGGCAGACGAGGGATGCCTATGCCATTTTGGTCTCGGAAATCATGCTGCAGCAGACGCAGATCAGCACCGTGCTGGATCGCGGTTATTATGCGCGCTGGCTGGCCCTTTTCCCTGATTTTGCCACTCTGGCGGCGGCTTCTGAAAGTGAGATTTTGAAGGCCTGGGAAGGCCTGGGCTATTACCGCCGCGCACGTAATTTACAGAAACTGGCCCAGGTAGTGGTGACTGAGCACGGTGGCGTTTTTCCGACCGATCCAGCCGCGATCCGTGCGCTCCCCGGCATCGGCCCCTACACCGCAGGGGCCATCTCCAGCTTTGCCTATGGCCTGGCAGAACCCATCGTGGATGGCAATGTGGCCCGAGTCCTGTCACGTCTGGACAATGATGCGACCCCCATTGACTCCACCACCGGCAGCAAGCGTCTCTGGGAGCGTGCCACCGAGCTGGTTCAAGCCACCGAAGATCCTCGCTCTCTGAATTCCGCCCTCATGGAGCTGGGCCAGACAATCTGCAAACCTACACAGCCCCTGTGCCCGCAGTGCCCAGTGAAAAAACATTGCCGCGCCACCGATCCGACCTCCCTCCCCGTCAAATCGAACAAAACCCAGATGACGGAAGTCACGGAGCGCGTCGTTTTCATCCAGACCGCTGAAGGAGTGTTGCTGGAGCAAGAGACAGGTGCCCGGCGCACCGGCCTATGGAAGCTCCCTGCCCTGCCAGAAAACCTCGCCGCGTCCCCTCCGCCGGTGCTCCTGAAGATGAACTATGGCATCACACGCTACAAGGTGACGCTGTGGGTCCATGAGTTCCCTGCCACCGCACCCCAGGTCTGGCCAGATAACCATCGGCTGATTCCGCACCGAGACCTCGCCACCCTGGCCATGCCCAGCCCCTACCGAAAGGCGCTCGACAAGCTGCTGGCGCATTCGGCTTTCACCCTGATGGCCTGA
- a CDS encoding Gfo/Idh/MocA family oxidoreductase translates to MGLNIISRRHFLGRTAGLAAGAFAGPNLLLRGQNAASKKLNLAVIGANGKGQSDTQGVTLDHNIVALVDVDMNRLNEAAKKREDHHVKSGQAAPAAPKLYQDFRKMFDEMANEIDGVIISTPDHTHYVAAMHAIKHNKHVCVQKPLCNYIGEVRELHQAAKTAKITTQMGNQGRTMEGQRLAKEWIEQGAIGTLKEIRLWTNRPIWPQGPLVKKAAECPSNLDWDLWLSSEAKEPYFEFEIPEGMSGKRGNSLHPFNWRGWWQFGSGALGDMGCHIMDATFSILGQLIPERIDATSSPISDTCAPVWSDLVYHMPAGKHGALKVSWNDGSKDGKPNKPEISPHMTSELAKKAFEKASSGMMFIGTEGTVFEGEAYCGSPVIYNEERYTQVRLDMKAGKIKKTETRSVMPNNPQGEWAHHIVNGGLPSSNFDYSCPLTEFVLLGNLAVRAQQSVQWDKQGMKVSNAEAPNKFVSRPAYRDGWKA, encoded by the coding sequence ATGGGTCTTAATATCATCTCACGCCGTCATTTTCTGGGCCGCACGGCAGGCCTCGCCGCTGGTGCCTTCGCAGGTCCAAACCTCCTCCTCCGTGGCCAAAACGCCGCCAGCAAGAAGCTGAACCTCGCCGTCATCGGTGCCAATGGCAAAGGCCAGTCCGACACCCAGGGCGTGACCCTGGACCACAACATCGTGGCCCTGGTGGACGTGGACATGAACCGCCTCAACGAAGCGGCCAAGAAGCGCGAAGACCACCACGTGAAGTCCGGCCAGGCAGCCCCGGCGGCACCGAAGCTGTATCAGGACTTCCGCAAGATGTTCGACGAGATGGCCAACGAGATCGATGGCGTCATCATCTCCACCCCTGACCACACGCATTACGTGGCAGCGATGCATGCCATCAAGCATAACAAGCACGTCTGCGTTCAGAAGCCCCTTTGCAATTACATCGGCGAAGTGCGTGAGCTGCACCAAGCAGCGAAGACCGCGAAAATCACCACCCAGATGGGCAACCAGGGCCGCACCATGGAAGGCCAGCGTCTGGCCAAGGAGTGGATCGAGCAGGGCGCTATCGGCACCTTGAAAGAAATTCGCCTGTGGACCAACCGCCCCATCTGGCCCCAGGGCCCCCTGGTCAAGAAGGCCGCTGAGTGCCCTTCCAACCTTGACTGGGACCTCTGGCTCTCCAGCGAAGCCAAGGAGCCTTACTTTGAGTTCGAAATTCCTGAAGGCATGAGCGGCAAGCGCGGCAACAGCCTCCACCCCTTCAACTGGCGTGGCTGGTGGCAGTTCGGCTCCGGTGCTCTTGGCGACATGGGCTGCCACATCATGGACGCCACCTTCAGCATCCTGGGCCAGCTCATCCCTGAGCGCATCGACGCCACCAGCAGCCCGATCTCCGATACCTGCGCCCCAGTGTGGTCAGACCTCGTCTATCACATGCCTGCTGGCAAGCATGGAGCCCTCAAGGTCTCCTGGAATGACGGCTCCAAGGACGGCAAGCCGAACAAGCCTGAAATCTCCCCGCACATGACCAGCGAGCTGGCCAAGAAGGCTTTCGAAAAAGCCAGCAGCGGCATGATGTTCATCGGCACCGAAGGCACCGTCTTTGAAGGCGAAGCCTATTGCGGCAGCCCCGTCATTTACAATGAAGAGCGTTACACCCAGGTGCGTCTCGACATGAAGGCCGGCAAAATCAAGAAAACCGAAACCCGCAGCGTGATGCCGAACAACCCGCAGGGCGAGTGGGCTCACCACATCGTTAACGGCGGCCTGCCAAGCTCCAACTTCGACTATAGCTGCCCGCTGACCGAGTTCGTGCTTCTCGGCAACCTGGCCGTGCGTGCTCAGCAGAGCGTGCAGTGGGACAAGCAAGGCATGAAGGTCAGCAACGCCGAAGCTCCGAATAAGTTCGTCTCCCGGCCCGCCTACCGCGACGGTTGGAAAGCTTAA
- the murC gene encoding UDP-N-acetylmuramate--L-alanine ligase produces the protein MSHAVLSLLKESRHPMRIDLIGVAGSGMSGLASLLLALGHKVNGSDKVTTLETDRLVKLGLTFFSPHSEKEVEECDMVIYSSAIKPGNVAYEAAYKQGIPLVRRAEALAAVMANKKGVVVGGTHGKTTTSALTAHVLRQGGLKPSHYVGAEIPILGANAHWDPEGELFVAEGDESDGTLVNFHPEHSIILNIEAEHLDFYDGIEAIKDVFRRLLSQTPGHWVHCAEDPVAREVCAGPQGVSYGWSRDFDFSANILAMKPDHSDFEVYQKNTLLGIATLGIPGKHNVSNALAAIALATRLGVPFENIQHALKSFRGAKRRFEIRHSGERFTVVDDYGHHPSEIAATLATAKGLQPKRIVCLFQPHRYSRTQLLKKEFGASFGDVDELFVTDVYAASEKPLPGVSGETIVEEVKAQSATKAQSTPTLLLSRDKVGNALRPGDLLITLGAGNVHEVGRCIAKDLPVLEQLWALLEDHGGGAARLYEPMNRHTTFLIGGPAQYWVEPRTVEGFAEIVRYLRSQSVPIRVIGRGSNLLVKDGGIRGAVIHPAKGDFEDVRVEGETLIVGVGARLKKIASAARNAGLGGFEWMEGVPGNLGGAIRMNAGAMGTETFDQIVSVRFIDTDGQIKEKPLAEIVHHYRNVPEFEERYIVSAVLKGSPAPQAEIDVKLAASHQKRRTSQPVGASAGCAFKNPEVCGAGKLIDELGLKGRSVGAAIVSDIHGNFIVNSGGATAREVLDLVAEIQEIAQRERGVQLEMEVKVIGEDQPMGM, from the coding sequence ATGTCTCACGCCGTCCTTAGCCTCCTCAAAGAAAGCCGTCACCCCATGCGCATTGACCTCATCGGCGTGGCCGGGTCGGGTATGAGTGGGCTGGCCTCCCTGCTGCTGGCACTAGGGCATAAGGTGAATGGATCGGACAAAGTCACCACGCTGGAGACGGATCGGCTGGTGAAGCTGGGGCTTACTTTTTTCTCCCCTCACTCCGAAAAGGAAGTGGAGGAGTGCGACATGGTCATCTACTCCAGCGCCATCAAGCCCGGGAACGTGGCCTATGAGGCCGCCTACAAGCAGGGCATCCCCCTGGTGCGCCGGGCTGAGGCCCTGGCTGCCGTGATGGCCAATAAGAAGGGCGTGGTCGTGGGTGGCACCCATGGAAAGACCACCACCTCCGCCCTCACGGCCCACGTTTTGCGCCAGGGCGGCCTAAAGCCCAGCCACTATGTAGGTGCGGAAATCCCCATCCTGGGGGCCAATGCCCACTGGGACCCCGAGGGCGAACTCTTCGTGGCTGAAGGCGATGAGAGTGACGGCACGCTGGTGAACTTCCACCCAGAGCATTCCATCATCCTGAACATCGAGGCCGAGCACCTGGACTTTTACGACGGCATCGAGGCCATCAAAGACGTGTTCCGCCGCCTGCTCTCCCAGACCCCAGGTCACTGGGTGCACTGCGCGGAAGATCCCGTGGCGCGGGAAGTCTGTGCTGGCCCTCAGGGGGTGAGCTACGGCTGGTCTCGCGACTTTGATTTCTCCGCCAACATTCTGGCCATGAAGCCGGACCATTCGGACTTCGAGGTGTATCAAAAGAATACCTTGTTAGGCATCGCGACCCTGGGAATCCCCGGCAAGCACAATGTCTCGAATGCTCTCGCCGCCATCGCTTTGGCCACCCGGCTGGGCGTGCCGTTTGAAAACATCCAGCATGCGCTGAAAAGCTTTCGCGGGGCCAAACGCCGCTTTGAGATCCGCCACAGTGGCGAGCGCTTCACCGTAGTGGATGACTACGGCCACCACCCCAGCGAGATCGCCGCCACGCTGGCCACGGCGAAGGGGCTGCAGCCAAAGCGCATCGTCTGCCTCTTCCAGCCACACCGTTACAGCCGCACGCAACTGCTGAAAAAGGAGTTTGGCGCGAGCTTTGGTGACGTGGACGAACTTTTTGTTACCGACGTTTATGCTGCCAGTGAAAAGCCGCTGCCCGGCGTCAGTGGTGAGACGATCGTGGAAGAGGTGAAAGCCCAGTCGGCCACCAAGGCCCAGTCCACGCCGACCCTGCTCCTGTCTCGCGATAAAGTGGGCAATGCCCTACGACCAGGCGATCTACTCATCACGCTCGGTGCCGGGAACGTGCATGAAGTGGGGCGCTGCATCGCCAAGGACCTGCCCGTTTTGGAGCAACTGTGGGCACTTCTGGAAGATCACGGCGGCGGTGCAGCCCGGCTGTATGAGCCGATGAACCGCCACACCACCTTCCTCATCGGCGGCCCAGCCCAGTATTGGGTGGAGCCACGCACCGTGGAGGGTTTTGCCGAGATCGTCCGTTACCTGCGCTCCCAGTCCGTGCCTATTCGCGTCATCGGCCGTGGGTCCAATCTGCTGGTCAAAGATGGAGGCATCCGCGGTGCGGTGATCCATCCGGCGAAAGGCGACTTCGAAGACGTGCGTGTGGAAGGAGAGACCCTCATTGTCGGAGTCGGCGCGCGGTTGAAAAAGATCGCCAGTGCGGCCCGCAATGCTGGGCTGGGCGGGTTTGAGTGGATGGAGGGCGTGCCTGGAAATCTGGGCGGAGCCATTCGCATGAACGCCGGTGCCATGGGCACGGAAACGTTCGACCAAATCGTCAGCGTGCGATTCATCGACACCGATGGCCAGATCAAAGAAAAGCCCCTGGCCGAGATCGTCCACCACTACCGAAACGTGCCGGAATTTGAAGAGCGCTACATTGTCTCCGCCGTGCTGAAAGGCAGCCCCGCTCCACAGGCCGAGATTGATGTGAAACTCGCCGCCTCTCATCAGAAGCGCCGCACCAGCCAGCCCGTGGGGGCCAGCGCTGGCTGTGCCTTCAAGAACCCGGAAGTCTGCGGGGCTGGCAAGCTCATTGACGAATTGGGCCTCAAAGGCCGAAGCGTGGGTGCCGCCATCGTTTCCGACATTCATGGCAACTTCATCGTCAACAGCGGCGGTGCCACCGCCCGTGAAGTCCTCGACCTCGTCGCCGAGATCCAGGAGATCGCCCAGCGCGAGCGCGGCGTGCAGTTGGAGATGGAGGTCAAGGTGATCGGGGAAGACCAGCCGATGGGGATGTAG
- a CDS encoding DUF1003 domain-containing protein — translation MTQTCAVTGKSFSPNKLRPLTALPPQIADIIRAAHPELKPESLISTEVLNEARLDYVRQLLQSQLGDLTHLDEEVLQSLHRQELLSEHPDSEEEGESQLTVGQKLSDKLAEFGGSWTFILAFGGFMAIWILLNVVLLANRGYDPYPFILLNLILSCLASLQAPVIMMSQNRQESRDRKRAENDYKINLKAELEIRHLHDKMDYMLHQQATRLMEVQQIQIELLREMAGGRQGPTKS, via the coding sequence ATGACTCAAACATGTGCGGTCACTGGCAAATCCTTTTCGCCTAACAAGCTGAGACCTCTCACGGCCTTACCACCTCAAATTGCCGACATTATCCGGGCGGCTCACCCTGAGTTGAAGCCCGAATCCCTGATCAGCACGGAGGTGCTCAATGAGGCCCGATTGGACTATGTGCGCCAGTTGTTGCAAAGCCAGTTAGGCGATCTCACCCACCTGGATGAGGAGGTGCTTCAAAGCCTGCATCGTCAGGAGCTGCTCAGTGAGCACCCAGACAGTGAAGAAGAGGGAGAAAGCCAGCTCACCGTGGGCCAAAAGCTTTCAGACAAGCTGGCTGAATTTGGCGGTAGCTGGACGTTCATCCTGGCCTTCGGAGGTTTCATGGCCATCTGGATTCTGCTGAATGTCGTCCTTCTGGCCAACCGTGGCTATGATCCTTACCCCTTCATCCTGCTGAACCTCATTCTCTCCTGCTTAGCCTCCCTGCAAGCACCCGTGATCATGATGAGCCAGAACCGCCAGGAAAGCCGTGACCGGAAGCGGGCTGAAAACGATTACAAGATCAATCTCAAGGCCGAGCTGGAGATCCGTCACTTGCATGACAAAATGGACTACATGCTGCATCAGCAGGCAACACGCCTCATGGAGGTGCAGCAAATCCAGATCGAACTCCTGCGAGAGATGGCCGGTGGACGTCAGGGCCCAACCAAATCTTGA
- a CDS encoding acyltransferase produces the protein MHPVKVSEKTGSEPLRIGALDALRMTAAVIVFREHFYVVFDIDGPRYSAFGLLDAKAAVTLFFVLSGYVLAISLSRSEPSLKQYVNFGIRRFFRIYPLYWVALLVTFCVLIWVRTKPDFTYAVDMPSSFVDAPGLQWKQWLLQMTLIAPGIVSFFAMPTVWTLMVEAKVAIVFPFLAWVLLRTHWAVAAAVLAGLVLGAGWLMDHVVGTALFLGQFGMGVMLHRLPAKIWSKMNTWVWCLLLLASIALYRTMSLRLSFSHDQASYYHYTCALGSAGFIVFTLHWPLVKSFLERIQKALRYDLSYGLYILHYPVMIALRSIWLEGGRTLPLSALCLLSATLTVSLAYVLHRFVELPAIRLGRRMTFR, from the coding sequence ATGCATCCTGTAAAAGTTTCGGAAAAAACTGGCAGCGAGCCCCTTCGGATTGGGGCCTTGGATGCACTGAGAATGACGGCGGCCGTAATCGTTTTTCGGGAGCACTTTTATGTGGTCTTTGATATCGATGGTCCTCGATATTCCGCCTTTGGCCTCCTAGATGCCAAGGCGGCGGTGACGTTGTTTTTCGTCCTCAGCGGTTATGTGCTTGCCATCTCGCTGAGCCGCAGTGAGCCATCGCTGAAGCAGTACGTGAACTTTGGGATCCGGAGGTTTTTTCGCATCTATCCACTGTATTGGGTGGCTTTGCTGGTGACCTTTTGCGTGTTGATCTGGGTTCGGACCAAACCGGACTTCACCTACGCGGTGGACATGCCGTCCTCATTCGTGGATGCGCCGGGGCTGCAATGGAAGCAGTGGCTTTTGCAGATGACGCTGATAGCTCCTGGCATTGTGTCATTCTTCGCCATGCCGACAGTTTGGACGCTGATGGTGGAGGCCAAGGTAGCCATCGTTTTTCCCTTCCTGGCCTGGGTGTTGTTGCGCACTCACTGGGCCGTAGCCGCCGCTGTGCTGGCTGGCCTAGTTTTGGGGGCTGGCTGGCTGATGGACCATGTCGTGGGCACTGCCTTGTTCCTGGGGCAGTTTGGCATGGGGGTGATGCTGCACCGTCTGCCCGCCAAGATATGGTCTAAGATGAACACCTGGGTCTGGTGCCTGCTGCTGCTGGCGAGCATCGCTCTTTACCGGACCATGTCCTTGCGCCTGAGCTTTTCGCATGACCAGGCGAGCTACTACCATTATACCTGTGCGCTGGGCAGTGCGGGTTTCATTGTCTTCACACTTCATTGGCCTTTGGTGAAATCCTTTCTTGAACGCATCCAGAAGGCCCTCCGATACGACCTTTCCTATGGCCTCTACATCCTGCACTATCCGGTGATGATCGCACTCCGCAGCATATGGTTGGAAGGTGGCAGGACCTTGCCACTAAGCGCGCTTTGCCTCCTCTCAGCGACTCTGACGGTCAGTCTGGCGTATGTCTTGCACCGTTTCGTGGAACTCCCGGCGATCCGGCTGGGGCGTAGGATGACCTTTCGGTGA
- the metX gene encoding homoserine O-acetyltransferase MetX, giving the protein MSKGQGKTATHFFHLGSEAEPFVFANGDTLPGITVAYEMYGKLNAKKSNAILLFHALSGSQHAAGHTEEVEGTDERWTNDIKAGWWDLFIGPGKALDTKRYCVICANYLGGCYGSSGPASINPATGKPYGSTFPPVLTTDVVRSQIALLDHLGIEQLHAVIGTSIGGLLALNLATLYPERVRIVMPVATGLKTTVLTRLTLFEQVMAIENDPHFHGGDYYDGPPPAYGLALARMISHKTFVHLDAIEKRAKDTVSQPDGQLSWYKVGHNVESYMLHQGKKFVSRFDANSYLRIINMWLRFDPLRDAGVDNYEQLFARSTAAGHHYLVFSIDSDFCFYPEEQAEMVSALEKARTSSMHITVHSAKGHDSFLLEPELYTPHLVYTLEGRAHRDSVDGQVAEVE; this is encoded by the coding sequence ATGTCTAAAGGTCAGGGCAAAACTGCCACGCATTTCTTTCATCTCGGCTCCGAGGCCGAACCCTTCGTCTTTGCCAATGGCGATACCCTGCCAGGCATCACGGTGGCCTACGAAATGTATGGCAAGCTGAACGCCAAAAAGTCCAACGCCATCCTGCTTTTCCACGCGCTCTCAGGCAGCCAGCACGCGGCAGGCCACACGGAGGAAGTAGAGGGTACCGATGAGCGCTGGACCAACGATATCAAAGCCGGCTGGTGGGACCTTTTCATTGGCCCAGGCAAGGCGCTGGATACCAAACGCTATTGCGTCATCTGCGCCAATTACCTCGGCGGCTGCTACGGCAGCAGCGGCCCGGCATCCATCAATCCCGCCACGGGCAAACCTTACGGCAGTACCTTCCCGCCAGTGCTCACCACCGATGTCGTACGCAGCCAGATCGCCCTGCTGGATCATCTGGGCATCGAGCAACTTCACGCCGTCATCGGCACCAGCATCGGCGGTCTTCTGGCCTTGAACCTGGCCACCCTTTACCCAGAGCGCGTCCGCATCGTCATGCCCGTTGCCACCGGACTGAAGACCACCGTCCTCACCCGCCTGACTTTGTTTGAGCAGGTCATGGCCATCGAAAACGACCCTCACTTTCACGGCGGGGATTATTACGACGGCCCTCCCCCAGCCTACGGCCTCGCCCTGGCGCGGATGATCTCGCACAAGACCTTCGTGCACCTGGATGCCATCGAAAAGCGGGCCAAGGATACCGTCAGCCAGCCCGATGGCCAGCTTTCGTGGTACAAGGTGGGGCACAACGTCGAAAGCTACATGCTCCACCAGGGCAAAAAATTCGTCAGCCGCTTCGATGCCAACAGCTACCTGCGCATCATCAACATGTGGCTGCGCTTTGACCCGCTGCGCGATGCCGGGGTGGACAACTACGAGCAGCTCTTTGCCCGCAGCACCGCTGCAGGCCACCACTACCTCGTCTTCAGCATTGATTCAGACTTCTGTTTCTACCCTGAAGAGCAGGCGGAAATGGTCAGCGCCCTGGAAAAGGCCAGGACCTCCTCCATGCACATCACTGTGCACTCAGCCAAAGGCCACGACTCCTTCCTCCTGGAACCCGAGCTCTACACCCCCCACCTCGTTTACACCCTCGAAGGCCGCGCCCATCGCGACTCCGTGGATGGTCAAGTGGCGGAGGTGGAATGA
- a CDS encoding peroxiredoxin, whose amino-acid sequence MKLTMRFLTALFTGLFGSSCQAESPQVSQPAPQISGINQDGVTVNFADVYKKGPTVVFFYPKANTPGCTAQACSLRDAFADLTQAGVQVLGVSLDNVETQKKFKTQRKLPYDLIADTDGKVLEAFKVGKVFGGMLSMAQRQCFLIKDGKIVWHDDSASTSGQAADIQKALAALK is encoded by the coding sequence ATGAAACTCACCATGCGCTTTTTGACCGCACTCTTCACCGGCCTGTTTGGCAGTTCCTGCCAAGCAGAAAGCCCGCAGGTCAGCCAGCCCGCCCCCCAGATCTCCGGCATCAATCAGGATGGGGTGACCGTGAACTTTGCTGATGTGTACAAAAAAGGTCCCACCGTGGTTTTCTTTTACCCCAAGGCCAACACTCCCGGCTGCACCGCCCAGGCCTGCTCCCTGCGGGATGCCTTTGCCGACCTGACCCAGGCAGGCGTGCAGGTGCTAGGGGTCTCCCTCGACAACGTCGAGACCCAGAAGAAATTCAAGACCCAGAGAAAGCTGCCTTACGACCTGATCGCCGACACCGATGGCAAGGTGCTGGAGGCATTCAAAGTCGGCAAGGTCTTCGGTGGCATGCTTTCCATGGCCCAGCGGCAATGCTTTCTGATCAAAGACGGCAAGATAGTCTGGCATGATGACAGCGCCTCTACCTCCGGGCAGGCTGCCGATATTCAAAAGGCACTGGCGGCGCTGAAGTGA
- a CDS encoding HNH endonuclease signature motif containing protein, with translation MEPGIRQLVWQRAAGRCEYCRLKQEHEVAQLFHVEHIIALQHRGESAMENLALSCAKCNAYKGPNLTSRDPDTGKVEELFHPRNHRWEDHFCMNGPRILGITTTGRTTVWLLQMNSARRLALRQVLIEDGDWD, from the coding sequence ATGGAGCCAGGAATTCGTCAGCTTGTCTGGCAACGAGCAGCCGGTCGTTGCGAGTATTGTCGTCTCAAACAAGAGCATGAGGTGGCTCAGCTTTTTCATGTTGAGCACATTATCGCCCTGCAACATCGCGGAGAGAGTGCTATGGAAAACCTGGCGTTGTCTTGTGCCAAATGCAATGCCTACAAAGGGCCTAATTTAACCTCGCGAGATCCTGACACAGGAAAAGTTGAGGAGCTGTTTCATCCTCGAAATCATCGTTGGGAAGATCATTTCTGCATGAATGGACCGAGAATTCTCGGAATCACCACGACGGGGAGGACGACTGTTTGGCTCCTGCAAATGAATAGCGCACGCCGATTGGCACTCCGGCAAGTGTTGATTGAGGACGGAGACTGGGACTGA
- a CDS encoding tetratricopeptide repeat protein, protein MRLAPLAAFGLALLFAPFASAQVDDAAEQFFRGYVMKKDAEKMETDGNFAGALQVYQQMGQIFDTVAQSHPDWQPNLLANRRSLTQQAITRMQGRLSQPAAAPAPATAAAPAPAAAPTMPVFTGSTEAPGPGTLAGPAGTMPSLSDVLSQWEQNYRQRMLQLETQNNQMQMDLTKWQQWYQWASGEITTAREDKDTLAGKSAAMEKAIETMKQEVAAGRAANGQLDALVKEKLNLEIEYRKASQRLTGAEQASKEASQKLADASLRISTLEKERNDLLVERDAAVKQRNEAVASRDTAVQERDKLSAQNLGMQTEIESLKKRAPAKDEVKLIVAENDRLKKELETAQKQVASLQGDVTRKDQEITQLRGQITTLQTEMTALRQQSATFQNQVADLTLQLKNLQDGKPAAMTPELAQENELLREIVMRQLRSQYRQQQAKDLVLAELQKMQGVSSKLLEQVEELRGSRMTLTPDEEKLFSDPSVREMLGGDSIQGTLIAQAPKPAGSTPAEKPLDSLLDKANEAFSAQKFAEAAALYEDALRVDPKNTTALVGLGYSRQRENKLSEAEAALKKCLNIDPSHELAAFHLGVTHFKQQRWNDATAAFEKSLTKNSKNARARHYLGIISTKLNLLDRAEREFKTALAIDPNYGEAHFNLAVLYATWDPPQWDKAKTEYGEALKKGVAPDEALEKLLKGTGKSVSAR, encoded by the coding sequence ATGCGCCTTGCCCCCCTGGCCGCCTTTGGTCTCGCACTCCTTTTCGCCCCCTTCGCCTCAGCGCAGGTGGACGATGCTGCCGAGCAATTTTTCAGGGGCTACGTGATGAAAAAGGACGCTGAAAAGATGGAGACCGACGGCAATTTTGCCGGTGCCCTCCAGGTCTATCAGCAGATGGGGCAGATTTTTGATACCGTGGCCCAGAGCCATCCTGACTGGCAACCCAACCTCCTGGCCAACCGCCGCAGCCTCACCCAGCAGGCCATCACCCGGATGCAAGGCCGCCTTTCCCAGCCAGCCGCCGCCCCGGCCCCCGCAACAGCGGCGGCCCCCGCACCTGCCGCAGCCCCGACGATGCCCGTTTTCACCGGCAGCACCGAGGCCCCCGGCCCAGGCACGCTCGCAGGCCCCGCGGGCACCATGCCCAGCCTCAGCGATGTGCTTTCCCAATGGGAACAAAATTACCGCCAGCGCATGCTGCAACTGGAGACCCAGAACAACCAGATGCAGATGGACCTGACCAAGTGGCAGCAGTGGTACCAGTGGGCCTCCGGCGAAATCACTACCGCCCGCGAGGACAAGGACACCCTGGCCGGAAAATCTGCCGCCATGGAAAAGGCCATCGAAACGATGAAGCAAGAAGTTGCCGCCGGGCGCGCCGCCAATGGCCAGCTCGATGCCCTGGTCAAAGAAAAGCTCAATCTCGAAATCGAATATCGCAAGGCCTCACAACGCCTCACGGGTGCTGAGCAAGCCTCCAAGGAAGCCTCGCAAAAGCTCGCCGATGCCTCCCTGCGCATCTCCACCTTGGAAAAAGAGCGCAATGATCTCCTGGTGGAACGCGACGCCGCTGTAAAACAGCGCAACGAAGCTGTGGCTTCCCGCGACACCGCCGTGCAGGAACGCGACAAACTGAGCGCCCAAAACCTGGGTATGCAGACGGAAATTGAGTCTCTCAAAAAACGCGCTCCAGCCAAGGATGAGGTGAAGCTCATCGTCGCTGAAAATGACCGCCTGAAAAAGGAACTGGAAACCGCTCAAAAGCAGGTGGCCTCCCTCCAGGGCGACGTCACCCGCAAGGATCAGGAAATCACCCAGTTGCGCGGCCAGATCACCACCCTGCAAACGGAGATGACCGCCCTTCGTCAGCAGAGCGCCACCTTTCAAAACCAAGTGGCAGACTTGACCCTGCAGCTCAAAAACCTGCAGGATGGCAAGCCCGCCGCCATGACGCCGGAACTGGCCCAGGAGAACGAACTGCTGCGCGAAATCGTCATGCGCCAGCTCCGCAGCCAATACCGCCAGCAGCAGGCCAAGGACCTCGTTTTGGCCGAGCTGCAAAAGATGCAGGGAGTCTCCTCCAAGCTGCTGGAACAGGTGGAAGAGCTGCGCGGCAGCCGCATGACCCTGACCCCGGATGAAGAAAAACTCTTCTCCGATCCCTCCGTCCGCGAAATGCTGGGCGGGGACAGCATCCAGGGCACCCTCATCGCCCAGGCCCCGAAACCTGCTGGCAGCACCCCAGCCGAGAAACCGCTGGACTCGCTTCTGGACAAAGCCAACGAAGCCTTCAGCGCCCAGAAATTCGCCGAGGCCGCCGCCCTTTACGAAGACGCCCTGCGCGTGGACCCCAAAAACACCACCGCCCTCGTCGGCCTGGGCTACTCCCGCCAGCGTGAAAACAAGCTGAGCGAAGCTGAGGCTGCCCTGAAAAAGTGCCTGAACATTGACCCCAGCCATGAACTGGCCGCCTTCCACCTGGGCGTGACGCACTTCAAACAGCAGCGTTGGAACGATGCCACGGCCGCCTTTGAAAAGAGCCTGACCAAGAACTCCAAAAATGCCCGCGCCCGCCACTACCTGGGCATCATTTCCACCAAATTGAACCTCCTGGATCGTGCCGAGCGCGAATTCAAAACCGCCCTCGCCATTGACCCAAACTATGGCGAAGCCCACTTCAATCTGGCGGTGCTTTACGCTACATGGGACCCACCGCAGTGGGACAAGGCCAAGACCGAATATGGAGAGGCTTTGAAGAAAGGCGTGGCACCTGATGAAGCGCTGGAAAAACTGCTGAAAGGCACCGGCAAATCCGTCTCAGCACGCTGA